The Artemia franciscana unplaced genomic scaffold, ASM3288406v1 Scaffold_1555, whole genome shotgun sequence DNA window ATGCAATTCCTTGGCGATTAAGAAACTGCTTACAAAGCTATGGAAGATGTTACTAATAAAGGAAAACCCAAATGGGCAAGAATCATACAAATCTTTTAACTGTTATGGTCTAGTAATAGTTAGTACTAGCTGTCATGGATGTTAGAAGAAGAATACCTGTTAAACCTCAAGATGTTAAAAATGGTCCTGGACAAATTTGTGAAATCGAAACTGACCAAGATGATAGAGGTGCACTAAATAGTGATGCTGCCCAGGATGTGGAAATACACGATGAATCGGAAGACGACACATCAAGAAAAGGGGCAAATAGTGATCTGTCAAAACAATTCCAAGTGGTACAAACAAAATCCCGGATTTTCTTCTAGTTTATCTATCAGTATTGCAATCAagtttttatgaatttatttttcaactacTCGTTGCTATTCTTTTCTCATTGAAAGTGAAAGTTATTAAGCCAAATCATAACAATTGTAATAACCGGTTTGGATACGGAATtgctataaaaaattataatggtTATGCATGGTGAAACAGCTtggaacaaagaaaacaaactttgcGGCTGGTTTGATGCTCCCTCGAGTAAAAAAGGGATTCAGGAAGCCCATGCTGCTGATCAGACTTTGAAGAGAAAAGGCTACCAATTTGATACTGCTCATACATCAGTTTTGACTAGAGTTCAACATATCTTGAAAGTCATTCTTGAATAAATTGAGCAGTCTAGCCTTCCCGTTGAGAAGACTTGGTGACTAAGAGGTATTGTCAAACATTTGGATAAACTGTCTAATGAAGCTATTATGGGATAAACTTGCCAAATAGAATACCTTTCGTTTATGAACTTGATGACAATTTGAAACCGATTAAATGTATGCAATTCCTTGGTGATTAAGAAACTGTGTACAAAGCTATGGAAGATGTTACTAATAAAGGAAAACCCAAATGAGCAAGAATCATACAAATCTTTTAACTGTTATGGTCTATTAATAGTTAGTACTAGCTGTCATGGATGTTAGAAGAAGAATACCTGTTAAACCTCAAGATGTTAAAAATGATCCTGGACAAATTTGTGAAATCGAAACTGACCAATATCATAGAGTTGCGCTAGATAGTGATGCTGCCCAGGATATGGAAATACACGATGAATCAGAAGACAACAAATCAAGAAAAGGAGCAAATAGTGATTTGTCAAAATAATTCCAAGTGGTACAAACAAAATCCCGGATTTTCTTCTAGTTTATCTATCAGTATTGCAATCAagtttttatgaatttattttgaaCTACTCGTTGCTATCCTGTTCTCattgaaagtgaaagttcttaagccaaaTCATAACAATTGTAATAACCGGCTTGGATACGGAATTGTTATAACAAATTATTATGGTTAGGCATGGTGAAATGGCTtggaacaaagaaaacaaactttgcGGCTGGTTTGATGCTCCCTCGAGTAAAAAAGGGATTCAGGAAGCCCATGCTGCTGATCAGACTTAGAAGAGAAAAGGCAACCAATTTGATACTGCTCATACATCAGTTTTGACTAGAgttcaacataccttgaaagtcATTCTTGAATAAATTGAGCAGTCTAGCCTTCCCGTTGAGAAGACTTGGTGACTAAGAGGTATTGTCATACATTTGGATAAACTGTCTAATGAAGCTATTATGGGAATAAACTTGCCAAATAGAATACCTTTTGTTTATGAACTTGATGACAATTTGAAACCGATCAAATGTATGCAATTCCTTTGCGATTAAGAAACTGTGTACAAAGCTATGGAAGATGTTACTAATAAAGGAAAACCCAAATGAGCAAGAATCATACAAATCTTTTAACTGTTATGGTCTATTAATAGTTAGTACTAGCTGTCATGGATGTTAGAAGAAGAATACCTGTTAAACCTCAAGATGTTAAAAATGATCCTGGACAAATTTGTGAAATCAAAACTGACCAAGATGATAGTGATGCTGCCCAGGATGTGGAAATACACGATGAATCAGAAGACGACAAATCAAGAAAAGGGGCAAATTGTGATCTGTCAAAACAATTCCAAGTGGTACAAACAAAATCCCGGATTTTCTTCTAGTTTATCTATCAGTATTGCAATCAagtttttatgaatttatttttcaactacTCGTTACTATTCTGTTCTCGttgaaagtgaaagttcttaagccaaaTCATAACAATTGTAATAACCGGCTTGGATACggaattgttataaaaaattattatggttAGGCATGGTGAAACAGCTtggaacaaagaaaacaaactttgcGGCTGGTTTAATGCTCCCTCGAGTAAAAAAGGGATTCAGGAAGCCCTTGCTGCTGATCAGACTTTGAAGAGAAAAGGCTACCAATTTGATACTGCTCATACATCAGTTTTGACTAGAgttcaacataccttgaaagtcattcttgaagaaattgAGCAGTCTAGCCTTCCCGTTGAGAAGACTTTGCGACTAAGAGGTATTGTCAAACATTTGGATAAACTGTCTGATGAAGCTACTATGGGAATAAACTTGCCAAATAGAATAACTTTCGTTTATGAACTTGATGACAATTTGAAACCGATTAAATGTATGCAATTCCTTGGCGATTAAAAAACTGCTTACAAAGCTATGGAAGATGTTACTAATAAAGGAAAACCCAAATGGGCAAGAATCATACAAATCTTTTAACTGTTATGGTCTAGTAATAGTTAGTACTAGCTGTCATGGATGTTAGAAGAAGAATACCTGTTAAACCTCAAGATGTTAAAAATGGTCCTGGACAAATTTGTGAAATCGAAACTGACCAAGATGATAGAGGTGCACTAAATAGTGATGCTGCCCAGGATGTGGAAATACACGATGAATCGGAAGACGACACATCAAGAAAAGGGGCAAATAGTGATCTGTCAAAACAATTCCAAGTGGTACAAACAAAATCCCGGATTTTCTTCTAGTTTATCTATCAGTATTGCAATCAagtttttatgaatttatttttcaactacTCGTTGCTATTCTTTTCTCATTGAAAGTGAAAGTTATTAAGCCAAATCATAACAATTGTAATAACCGGTTTGGATACGGAATtgctataaaaaattataatggtTATGCATGGTGAAACAGCTtggaacaaagaaaacaaactttgcGGCTGGTTTGATGCTCCCTCGAGTAAAAAAGGGATTCATGAAGCCCATGCTGCAGATCAGACTTTGAAGAGAAAAGGCTACCAATTTGATACTGCTCATACATCAGTTTTGACTAGAgctcaacataccttgaaagtcATTATGGAAGAAATTGAGCAGTCTAGCCTTCCCGTTGAGAAGACTTGGTGACTAAAATGGCGACTAAGATGTATTGCCAAACATTTGGATAAACTGTGTGATGAAGCTAATATGGGAATAAACTTGCCAAATAGAATACCTTTCGTTTATGAACTTGATGACAATTTGAAACCGATTAAATTTATGCAATTCCTTGGTGATAAAGAAACTGTGTACAAAGCTATGGAAGATGTTAATAATAAAGGAAAACCCAAATGAGCA harbors:
- the LOC136042594 gene encoding 2,3-bisphosphoglycerate-dependent phosphoglycerate mutase-like, translating into MVRHGETAWNKENKLCGWFNAPSSKKGIQEALAADQTLKRKGYQFDTAHTSVLTRVQHTLKVILEEIEQSSLPVEKTLRLRGIVKHLDKLSDEATMGINLPNRITFVYELDDNLKPIKCMQFLGD